TAGTGCTCACCTCAGCAATCATGTCCAACATCTAGCAGGAAAACGCTTGCTAATCGTCGATGATAGTGCTACTAATCAGCAAATTCTTGCCCGACAAACTAAATCTTGGGGGATGCTACCTACTACAGCTAAATCAGCCTCAGAAGCCCTTGATTTGCTCGATCGCCACCATTTCGATCTTATAATTTTGGCTCGGCAAATTGGAGAGATGGATGGCTTTACCTTCGCTAGACAAATCCACTCACGTCCTCAAACTTCTTGCTTACCGGCGATCGTCTTAACTCCACTGTCCGAGACTAAAGTAGTTCCTCCGGCAAGGTTAACTTCTTTTGTCACTTTCTTACACAAGCCAATTAAACAATCTGACTTATATAATGCCCTCAGCAAGATTTTTATGGAACAACCAAATCAGGAATTAAGCACAAATAAGCTGGTAATTGACTCGGAATTAGGTCGCAAGCAACCAATAACAATTCTCTTAGCTGAAGACAATCCAGTTAACCAAAAAGTTGCTTTAGCAATGCTCGCTCGCTTAGGATACCAAGCAGATGTAGCTATGAATGGACTCGAAGTCCTGGTAGCATTAAAAAGACAAGATTACGATTTAGTCTTAATGGACGTGCAAATGCCCGAAATGGACGGAATTGAAGCAACACAGCGAATTTATGCCGAAATCAGCCCAGCCAAACGTCCCTACATTATCGCCATGACAGCTAACGCTAGCGATAGCGATCGCCAATTTTGTCTCGAAGCAGGAATGAATTCATATTTGAGTAAACCAGTCAAGCTAGAAACACTCAGCAAAGCTTTGGATAATTATTACCAACAAAAGCAGTCCCCATCAAAATTGTCAGTGACAGAAAAGTCTTCTTCAACAGATGAGATAATTGACGAGCAAGCTTGGATTTCATTAACAGAAATAGTTGGTTCTGAATCGAAAAAAATTATTCTCGAAATAATCGACTCTTATTTAGAAGATACACCAAAACTACTAAAAATAATTAATCGCGCAATTACTACGGGTGAGGTAAAAGATTTACAATATGCAGCACATACGTTAAAATCCAGCAGTGCTATGTTAGGTGCAAGCAAAATTTCTCAACTTTGTTTGGAATTAGAAAAAATGGCTAAACAGGGTCTAACAGTAGCACCAGAATTTAGTCGAGTCATCGCAACTGAATACGAACGAGTAAAAACAGCTTTAGCACAAAAAAGAGAATTATATAATCGCTAATTAATATATATTTATTTTATGGACAAAATTAAAGAAATATGGATACAAGCGGCTATATTTTTTATTGTTGGCATTATTTGGCGCCTACCTTTTCAAAGTAAAATTTTGCACGAATGGGATTCAGTTAATTTTGCTTTAGCTTTAGATAAATATGACCTCCGCTTACATCAACCTCATCCACCGGGGATGTTTTTTCTTTATATTTTAAGCGGTCGTTTATTTAACTTTTTTTTAGACGATCCTAATGCTAGCTTAGTTTGGGTTAGTACGATCGCTACTGGTTTCGCCGCCGCAACTATTTTTATTTTAGGTCAGACCTGGTTTGGTCGTCAAACAGGTTCAACGATCGCACTTTTAATGTTAAGCAGTCCCTTGATTTGGTTTCAAGGAGAAGTCGCTCTTTCTTATATGTTAGAGTTCTTCTGGGTGCTGTTAATTGTTTGGGGTTGTTATCATCTACGCTACGGTAATAAATTAGTTTTTTTCTCCACGGCAATTTTCTTAGGATTAGCCGGAGGTATTCGCCCAAACACGCCATTTTTCTTGTTTCCTTTGTGGGCGATCGCGGTTTTTCTTGGCTGCCGCGAACATAAATATAAATTTACAGATGTTATTCTTGCTGTTATTTTGGGCTTAATTAGTGTCTGTGTTTGGCTAATTCCTATGGTGGCTTCCTCCGGAGGAATTGACGAATTCTGGCAAACAATGCAGCCTTGGCTAGAAAAACACCCCAAAGATGGCATCGGACGCAGCTTACTTGATGAAGATAATGTTAGTAGTTTAGAAGGAGTTTATCTCAATTTTAAACTCCTTCTAGAAGCCGTACTTTATGGAATTGGCTTCGGACTTTTTCCGCTTATTTGGTGGTTGGGCGATTCAAGAAAACAATTAAAGCAAAAATTCCTCAAAGATTGGCGCTGGCAAACTTTACTAATTTGGCTTTTACCAGGGTTGATTTATCTAATTTTTGTTCACATCAAACGCTTAGGACATTCTTTTACAATTTTACCAGTTTTTATCATTATTGCTGGCATTGCTATCGCTGAAGCTAGTAAAAGTTGGCAAAAGAAACAGCAAAAAGCTAAAGTTATCTTACCAGGAATTATCTTTTTGGGGAATATTTTATTTTTTACTTTAGGTCCCGCTAACTGGCAAACTTCTCTTCCCACTTGGGAGACAATCATACAATACGATCGCTATATTAGCGAACGAGTTGCGGCAATCAGTCGCCGATTTTCCCCCACAGAAACAATGGTTTTAACTACCGGAAGAAATGGTCGCATCCGCGAATTTTACCTAGCTGAATATAGCGGAACTGGTTACGATTCTCAGCCCGGAGAAGCAGAAGAAATCATTACTTTACCAGAGAATATTCGCAATTTAGTTTTATTTGAAGATAAAGTCTTATCTGATTTAGAAAGCGAACCAGAATATGAAACAATTACTCTCCCTTCTCAAGCGACAATTCGTTATTTAACTTGGGATGAAGATCGACAAGTTAAGTTAAATAAATATTCCTTGTCCATAGAAGAAAAAAATGAGTAAAGTTAACCTACAAATGTCATTCTGAGGAAAATTAACCTACAAATGTCATTCTGAGCGAAGCGAAGAATCTAAGGAGATCCTTCGCTTCGCTCAGGATGACAACTAATACCAATAATATCAAATATTTTCACTGTATCTACAAGTAGATTATTGCTGTTTGAGAATAACCAAAGTAAGATCGTCAAACATTTTCTGCAAACCGATATGTTTTCGCAAATCATCAATAACCACTTGTTTAATTTCTTCAGCCGAATAGTGACGATTAAGCTGAATCACCTCGCAGAGTCTTTCTAGTCCGTAATGAACGCCAGAAACATCTTCAGCTTCAGTAATTCCGTCAGTGTAAAGAACGACTAGATCTCCAAGATTTAACTGAATATTTTCTCGAGCGATAAAATCAGCAATTTCTGGTTCTAAACCAATCGGAAAACCTAAATCAATCGTGTCGATACGTTCAATTTCGCCGTGAGAACGAACGATAATTGTTTCCTCGTGTTGTCCGCTAATACTAAGTTTGCCGTCAAAGTAATTTAAGATAACCAAAGTGAGATTTTTATCCGAGTTCATGCGCTGGATATTTTGATAAATAGTGCGGTTGAGAGTGTTGAGAAACTTGACAGGATCGGTTTCGCGTATTTCTTGCAAAGTACGCACTGCCGTTTGTGTCATTACCATCAAAATACCGCTTTCTAAACCATGTCCAGTAACATCGCCAATGCCAATAGTAACTACGCCATCAGTATGCAGGACATCGTAGTAGTCACCGCCAACTTCTTCAGCAGGTTCCATATAACCAGCAATATCAAGTTTTTTAATAGCTTTAAGTTCTGCGGGTTTAGGTAAAATTAAGTGTTGCATCTGACGCAAGAGATCCAATTCGGCACTAAGGCGAACATTTTCGGCTTTCAAGCGTTTGTAAAGAATGGTAATTTCTTGATTAGCTTGGGCGAGTTGGGCGGTGCGGGATTTGACTTTATCTTCGAGGTTTTCAATTAACTCTTTTAACTGTCCCGCCATTTGATTAAAGGATGCGGCTAGTTTTTCAAGTTCGATGCTACCTTTAGCTTCAACGTGCTGTTCAAGTTCGCCATTGGCAATTTTTTCGGAAGCTTGAGAGACTCGATGGATAGGTTGAGTAATCCAGCGAGCAGTAATAATTCCTATTCCTACGGCGACAATTAAGGCAACAACGCATAACAGGATGGTAATGCGGGTATTTTGGTTAATTTCTGCCATGAAATCTGATTCTGGTACGACGACAACAATTAACCAGTCAAGCCCAAATTCATCTTGATAGGGGGTGACTTGTAGTAGTTGGCGAGATCCATCTAGTCTAAAGCTAAGTTGTTGGGGAGTGTCAATGTGTTGAAAATCTTGAAATTTCTGTTCGAGAAACTCGACTGTAGCTTGAATGAGAGAGCTTTTGCTTTCGCTAGCTGGGAGGCGCTGCTGTTGGTTATTTTCGCTCAAAAAAGGTGGATTACCAGTGGAGGAGGAAATGAGTAAGCCGTTGCGCTCCATAATAAAGATTTTGCCAGTTTTGCCGATTTCGAGAGTGCTAAGAAAATCAGCGATCGCCAATAATGATAAGTCAACAGCAAATACTCCTTCTAACTCTGCCTCGCTGTTATAAACTGGACGCACGGCAGGTAAGGCAAGATTGGGATAAGGAGCTGCCCAAACGTAAATTTCCCCCCAGACAGGCTTTTCTGCGTCTTTGGCGGCTTGATACCAGGGACGAGTCAGGAGATCGTAACCGGGAACTACAGATAACAATTTCGTGCGAGATCCCTTCTTCTCCGTAGCGTAAGTTTCAAACTCACCGTTAGGAGATTCACCTGTCCAATAAGCAACATTAGGTAGTTTACCGGGAACTTGTTCTGCACCGCTAAAAATTTCTTCCTCAGTACCGACATAAATGTAACTTGTTTCTGGATGTCGCTGGATCTGCTGCCAAAAATGAAGTTCTAATTCCGAGAAATCATTTAAGCTTAATTGTCCTAAACTTAGTGCATCGGCGTTAGCATGATTAATCGCGTGAGGTACGGCTAAATAGTTCCGCAGGCGTTCCTCAACGCGATTGGTAACTTCTGCATGGAGTTGACTAGCGAGATCGTTGACTGCTTTTTCAGCGCTTCTCAAGGAAAGATACCCTACTAATCCCACTGCGGCAACGATTTGCAAGACAAAAGGGATTACAAGGGTAGTTCGTAGAGGAACTTTGCGAGAGATTTTCGTTACCACCAGGCTGAGAAATTCGATCATGGAGGATCTCGCTCTAACATCAATCAGAGCAGTTTTTACTTGCGCAGACTCCAGCGCTAATACGCCGCAGCTAATACCTTTCTACTCTAAATAAAGTCTTTAGGTAAACATTAAGAAGTTTTTTTGAGATGAATAAATATTAGTTTGTTAGTTTGATTCGT
This sequence is a window from Oscillatoria salina IIICB1. Protein-coding genes within it:
- a CDS encoding ArnT family glycosyltransferase produces the protein MDKIKEIWIQAAIFFIVGIIWRLPFQSKILHEWDSVNFALALDKYDLRLHQPHPPGMFFLYILSGRLFNFFLDDPNASLVWVSTIATGFAAATIFILGQTWFGRQTGSTIALLMLSSPLIWFQGEVALSYMLEFFWVLLIVWGCYHLRYGNKLVFFSTAIFLGLAGGIRPNTPFFLFPLWAIAVFLGCREHKYKFTDVILAVILGLISVCVWLIPMVASSGGIDEFWQTMQPWLEKHPKDGIGRSLLDEDNVSSLEGVYLNFKLLLEAVLYGIGFGLFPLIWWLGDSRKQLKQKFLKDWRWQTLLIWLLPGLIYLIFVHIKRLGHSFTILPVFIIIAGIAIAEASKSWQKKQQKAKVILPGIIFLGNILFFTLGPANWQTSLPTWETIIQYDRYISERVAAISRRFSPTETMVLTTGRNGRIREFYLAEYSGTGYDSQPGEAEEIITLPENIRNLVLFEDKVLSDLESEPEYETITLPSQATIRYLTWDEDRQVKLNKYSLSIEEKNE
- a CDS encoding SpoIIE family protein phosphatase, translating into MIEFLSLVVTKISRKVPLRTTLVIPFVLQIVAAVGLVGYLSLRSAEKAVNDLASQLHAEVTNRVEERLRNYLAVPHAINHANADALSLGQLSLNDFSELELHFWQQIQRHPETSYIYVGTEEEIFSGAEQVPGKLPNVAYWTGESPNGEFETYATEKKGSRTKLLSVVPGYDLLTRPWYQAAKDAEKPVWGEIYVWAAPYPNLALPAVRPVYNSEAELEGVFAVDLSLLAIADFLSTLEIGKTGKIFIMERNGLLISSSTGNPPFLSENNQQQRLPASESKSSLIQATVEFLEQKFQDFQHIDTPQQLSFRLDGSRQLLQVTPYQDEFGLDWLIVVVVPESDFMAEINQNTRITILLCVVALIVAVGIGIITARWITQPIHRVSQASEKIANGELEQHVEAKGSIELEKLAASFNQMAGQLKELIENLEDKVKSRTAQLAQANQEITILYKRLKAENVRLSAELDLLRQMQHLILPKPAELKAIKKLDIAGYMEPAEEVGGDYYDVLHTDGVVTIGIGDVTGHGLESGILMVMTQTAVRTLQEIRETDPVKFLNTLNRTIYQNIQRMNSDKNLTLVILNYFDGKLSISGQHEETIIVRSHGEIERIDTIDLGFPIGLEPEIADFIARENIQLNLGDLVVLYTDGITEAEDVSGVHYGLERLCEVIQLNRHYSAEEIKQVVIDDLRKHIGLQKMFDDLTLVILKQQ